The Cicer arietinum cultivar CDC Frontier isolate Library 1 chromosome 1, Cicar.CDCFrontier_v2.0, whole genome shotgun sequence genome contains the following window.
ctatttttttttaataaaaaacaaaaaataaatttaaattaaaaatcttaattatcttttaaaaaaatggccaaaaattaagaattttgaTTTCTATTGTCTCCCATACCCACATCTCATAAAAGAAAACTTTATTGTTCCATTCAAATGATTCTCCATGAGTAAGTACCCAACCGACGTCCTTCAGTTGCAGTGGTCCCCACCCCACGTCACCTCTATCGACCTCTCTTCACTCATGCAAAATCTCCTATGGAACTTGGTCTCATCTTGAGTATCTTGTTGTCTCCGGCTAGTAATGCATGTTTCAACAATAATTCATGATTTAGTATATTATTTTCACAAGTTCGGATAAGATTGCATCATTTTGAAACATTTTTCATTAGATGAAATAAAATTGCAcgttgaaaaatgaaaataattcaactaataataaataataaaattataattaattttttctacaatatataacaacataataataaatattaaatgcaTTCACATGATTGATTCATTTTATACTAAATTAGTTAGTTGTAAAATTACTGAGTCGGACTATACCTTTGGTCAGCCTTGACACCATCTATTGGTGTACAAAAATTTCATTCTAAGAAAATATGTGAGAATTCCAAATTCAGACATTTTAAATTCTGACTTCATTCTTTCTTTGAAATTGAACTTCTCAATTGTTGATTAATCACTTCTGTCCTGAGAAACTCATCAATTAACATAGAGGCAAACTTAAACCAAACCAACTTCTATCGAAAAGAAAATTAACCAGACCAAGCTACAATAAGAGtcacatttatttaaattaagacTGAGATGTATACCTCTCTTCAATAGTGTTATGTTAAAAACACACTCAATTGTATTCTATTGCATAAATAATACAAAAGATGCTCGTATTCAGAGGTTTATTAACAAATATCaacctaattaaaattattttattatttacactaataataataataatagttgaGTTGTTAtggtaaaaataataatcaaatgacaaataattaagaaaaataataaaacataaaattgtaAATCAATGTAGAAAAGTTTATGGTCACAATTTAACTTGTAACATCAATTATCTCGATTCTAAttctatttaaattattttattttaattcaattatcaATCATTTTAATAGTCTCAATTAATTGTTTGGTCATTCGtgactaatattattttttctaaattaatcattatttggttatacaaaaattaaattaaatttggtcATACAAATGGTTATCAATGATAACATGTGATtagagtaataaaaaaaataaaaaataaaataaaaaaaaaaactaaaataaataactaaaaataatagtaaaaagtATCTCATGTAATTACAAAATCCATCAATTATCATAGAAGACAGTTTAATTAGtcattattataacaaaaatcaaaacagaggaaaattaatagtatacatcaaattaaaataatttttactctAAAATGTGAAACACTTTACTAGAATTCAAAAACACTGACTCCTTTTTTTAAGCTAAGCCTTTGTTTTGCTTTCTAATTGGGCCATCCCGTCTACCAATTCGGCCAACCAGCTATTCTATTTAAATTGGCTTTCGACTCATCATTcaacatatataatattatgatatattaaataatatatttgcatCAATATATATAGGCCTTTTTAAATAGGTCTTTTTTGCAACTGAAACTAATTATGTTGAACCTTGAAATAGGATACTTTTGCAACACATAATGTCTGCCATGATTAGTTACCTCTAAAAAAGATAGTGGTCCTTAAATATGTTATGGATACTCTTAGATACGAGAAAAAATTTAGTTTAGTACTTTTTTTGTGGGGATTAGTTTTATGACTTTATCTTATATTAATctttatttgtattttcatatgctctaaataataataatgaatcaAAGAAACTCTTGCagaatttcaaataaatatcacaACTACATAAAGCTACAtcaacataaatatattatttaaatattaatacttcgtatttttaaccaaattaAATAGTAAAACACATCTCACACACTAGTTTATTAAAAGACATCATATTTTCATATACACTTCAATATGAGAAGGTACTGTACATTTCAAGCCATGgtatagaatttaatttatataagggtgtcattataaatattatttacattgtCAACcaatcataattattaataatatttgacatttatattaactatttataaaattaatcatatgattgattataattaatttatataaaattttttacACTAACgataaatacaaattaaactcttttttgtaaattataaatgCAATAATATTATGCGTCACATTTaagttaaaacaaaacaaagatgTATAAACCTTGTAAAATAgatagttaattaatttaattaatttccttCTCCTATTTGTGTTGCTGGATGATTATTGGATGTATATCTATAATCAATGCAGAAATATATTCTTTCAACAATTCtccatttttatatttgttttcaaagTTATTGTCTAGATTCATATTGGATCTATAAGCAATGCAACAACATATTCTTTCAATAGTTCCCCATTTGTGTATTTGTCCTCAAAATTGTCATAGGTGAACTCAGTTACTCGTGCCACATTAAGAATACAATCAAGCAAGTGATATCTAACTTGAGGCACTCTTcaattttatctaatttatGTATGAAGATATCCATTACTCTCTCTATTCATGAATGTCTTCTacttaaaaagttaattaatattataatatgttaATAATAACTTTATTATAAATCAACTTGCTTATAATCGAGCATTGCATTTTCATGATCAATATTGGAAAGACAAAGCcaaaagtcaattttttttcgaAGGTGATAAAAACACAACATATTTCTAGAGTCTTTAAAACCTTTTAAAGGTTGCTAATGTCATTCTTAGTAAGGTTGAGAAAATTGAGGCACGTGTAAAGTTCATAAAATTAAGACACATGTGCTTGAATATTTCACAACTATTTTATATCGTGAGATAGTTGCGAAATATTAAGTCATGTGCTTGATTTTGAGGTTTTGGTTTGTAGGatcattaatttataaattgatttcttaaagtaattttacatttttatggcttaaataataatgtatgaTCTTAATCccattaatcaaatttttgcaTTTTAAACTTCACTAATTGATTAATCTATAACAACAAATCGATGATCTTATCATAACATCATTGATTAGCCTATAACAAATAATCGATTAATCTTATCATGATATAATTCAAATTAGCTTATACGTGAACAATCACTTCATTAATCATCAACAACACATACAGATACATGATTATTGACATAgatacacatatatatatagtcaAAGAGAAAGTTGTGACATGCTACTAACCTCAAATTTAAtgacatttaaattattttatctcccAATGTAACTATTccattaaaaatcaaataaaatttcccaattataaaatttgttgtTGTAGTTGGAATTTACAAAGCACATATTATTGCAGAAGAGTTTGTACAATCTCTTGGATTAAGTTTTAATCTCTATGATCTATGATGCTCAGATATGTTATCAACACCAACTGTTTTTTGTTCTGTTCTGTTCTGCTTTCGTCTATGTTATTAGTTTTTACTACTAAATTTATTAGTTACTCTGTTTAGTGTATTTGGTGTAGGGTTGGTTAACATTCATTCATAATTAATAGGCTATTTAGTGTATTTGTTAtaagaaaatcatcaaaattgCAACAAACTAAAATCACACCAACTTCTATGCAAaagaaaatcatattatatacCAGCTCAATTCTTTATTTTCACATACACTCAAAATTGAGAAGGTAACTTATTAGATTTCAAGCTATGGTGGTATAGATTTTTTATTAGTCATCAATGCAATAGCAGAATGAGAGTGACATTTAAATAAAGACAGCtacttaattaatattattgtttattttccTTCTTGTACTCGTGGTTCTAGATTCATATTGGATCTATAAGCAATGCAACAACATATTCTTTCAATAGTTCCCCATTTGTGTATTTGTCCTCAAAATTGTCATAGGTGAACTCAGTTACTCGTGCCACATTAAGAATACAATCAAGCACAGGCCTTGGGATGCTATCTAACTTCAAGCACTCTTCATTTATATCCATCCAAAAATCTAAAATGTCCTTGTTAATCAGTTTATAAGCTTCTTCTTGAGACATGTTGTATTGCTTCATGCAACATTCAACTGATGAAGCAACATGCACTCTCTGCTGCTCAAACTgtataatcataatcataataaataataatactaataatagtTTTCTAGTTAGACATCTCATATTAACAAAGAAGATTTTGTACCTTATGTGAAGATATGTCATCCGTGAGTCTACCAACAACTGATACAGCTACAACAATTATTGGATCACTGAAAATCCAATCAAGCAACTCTTTGTTTGAAAATTCTCCAAGCCCAAGAAACACTATTATTTGAAGTGGGCATGTAGAGGACATAATTCCATTAGCCTTGtactcatcatatgttggaatATATCCTTCATTGCACCATTTTGATTCAACAAAATAGGATCGTGCCAATTTATAAAActgtaaataaatcaaaatatctatttataaaactgtaaataaatcaatattcaTCAACGTTGAAATCAATATAGGAATAGGAAGCCTACAGCTGGTTTAATATATTCCACCACCAAATAAGATTTTCCACTTTCTACCAAGCTCATTTCTATTTCATCCCACAGTCCTACAATTGTGTTAAATACCACTTTCATGCACTCTGGAAGGGATTGAATGAGACTAATATCCCACctgaaattcaaacaaaaacacAAGTATGGCCAAAAactgttgaaagaaaaaaagatgacAGGACTAGGTGAATGTGAATGACAAGAAAGTATTGAAATCAACCTCTGGATTGCTCGTGTGAAGAGTTCAAGTTCTTCAATTGTGGCGTAGGCATCATAAGTATCATCTAAGAGAGAAATACATGCTATCAACTTCCCTACCAACCTTCTAGCAATGCTATAGTTAGGCTCATAGGACATGGCTAATGGCCAAAAGTAAGCCTCAACCACTCTATCCCTTGCGTAAGGAACCTTTGTTgcaaagtttaattttttccaCCACCTTTAATATAAACACAACACAACTAATATCATATATATCAAGACTTTCAATAGCAGTTATTGTTACATCATGATCAATATTAtaaggctttaaaaataattacattttgcAATACTTACTTGGTGATACTAGCAAGTTCTTGTTGGTGCATTTTCTGTAGCATGTTGAAATCTATTTTTGCAAAGTTTAGAAGAACTTTATTATGAGAAGGATCTTCTTCGTAGGAAGACATGTAACACCTTGTCTCCAACCTTGGAACTCCCTTGTACAGAGGTTTTTTTAAGCATTGACTTATTTGTGCATAAAGAAAACTACTCAATTGATTTTTTATCATGGAATTAAGGTGAGCATGTGTGAAATCACGTGCTTCATCTAATAAATCTTCTCCGTGAATCTTTAATTGCGCTGCTTCATACAAGCTCCACATTCCTTGAACATCTTTGGCAACATTTTCATCGAAATTCCCGAGATTGTTCTTGaaacttttaaatatatctGTCAACGTTCACCCACATGAAATGAGCTATATGAGTTTTTTTGTGATTATTAAGAATCTATGTCTGTAACATGAGAAATGGCTAGTTAACTTTCTTGGTAAAGTAAATATTGCAACTTTAAGTTAGACATACCTGTTGAAATGTGATGTCCTTTTTGCCTAAGCAAACGAAATGCTAATGCAAGAAAGTGAAGGCTACCTTCTTCTATGATAACCTTATTGTTGGTTAAAGTATTGTGGATTTGTTGTAATGATTCATCAATTTCACGCTCAAAATGATAAGATACTCCCAAACGTTGCAATGAGTCAATGAAGTTTAGTTGTTGTGAGATATCACTGCTTGAAGATTGAAAACTCTTCCTCACTTCCTCTTTTTGCATTTGTACCTGTTTCTTCATATTGTCATTGATTTCCTGCAATTAGTCACAGGGAGTGAAATGTTTTTAGAACATTTAGATTTCTATATAACTTTCATGATAAAAAGCTTGTTTCTGTTGATTATTGATCAACTTTATCAGATAATGGTGAGAGGACTGTAACTTTGAAATACTCATTCTCATGAGTACAATAATGTCCATAATAAGTATGTAAGTAGAGTATTGCATATATGAATATGGATTTCTTCATCATGTTTAGAGAGAGATAGAGATATAAATAGTacaaaaatgattatttataagTCCTACATAGGCCCAATAAATTTACTTGTGTGTTTATATCTTTGATAACATGATGGAAAAAAGAAAGAGTGATAGGAGAGGATCTAAATCCTATATGGTACCGGTGATTGAGAATCATATTGAAGGAAAACATCCCCCCAAATGCTAGGACGAAAATTGACACGAGGTCGTGTGTTGTCAGGTACTGCATGTGTGGGTGGTGCAAGAGACAtgatttgagatattttttttttatgaaaaacaacTGCTAATTAAtgtgaagaaaacaaaaaatcttAAGTGCTTTGTGGTATGGGAAATCTTATATATATGGCATAGATATAACGGCGAATGTTTTGTGGTAGGAGAAATATTTGGCTGGTTTGGACTATAAATAATAATGCATTAGGCCATAGGTTGTTCAGCACGTGCCAGGACTAGTGATGAAATTAAGCGTAAAGGAGCATGGCACGTGGGAAGAATTTTAAGGATGTTGTATTTGGAGGTGTAGGTAGCAATTGAAAAGAATATTAAACGTGGAATTGTAGGTGTTAGAGTTTGATAAGGAAATGAAGAGTTGTGCATAGCATGATCCGTGAAAGTGGTTATTGTTGGTTCATGTAGTGTGTGTGAGAGGGTTGTAGATTTTCAGTTGAAGTAGTTTGTTGAATGTTGGGGGAATAAGGCAGGAGTCATTGATGGAGAGAAGGTCAAGTTTGGTATTGGGACTTTTTTAATCCAACATTTTGACAGTCAAAGGAATATACAAGGTGTGCCGTTTTGAAGTCTGTGTGAAGGTATAAAAAACCCTCCACTTTTGACCATAATGCATACTTCAAAGATATCCTATATTCTATGGAAAGAAAAACTCATTAGAAGAAGTAAAAGTTACATTAAATGAGAGTAATTTATTCATGCTGGTTAgctatgtcatttttttaagccacaccgatgatcatagatttcaaaTACAATTGTTACGAGATCTTTAAGCATAGTGtaacttaaataaacgcaaaaatataaaatttcatcaaatttttgacCAACTTTGTTTTTGGAGGctaaaactggagagaaataaaatgggatgacaacttttgcgattcagctaatATACgaggaccaaaactacaattaagcctcCTATTTTTCTTAGAGTTTATACATAATAATATCCAAATTATTAAGTACTAAAAtcacttatttttaatttgcaGGACTCTATATTAACATAATATCTGCTCTTTAATTTAGAAATGATGCACTGGCAGCGAAAGCAACATGGTTGAGAGACTTATTGTCAGATATTTCTATgtactaaaattaatatatgtcAAATAATAGCGAAGCTattgaaaatattcaaaaccGTTATTTTTACGGTAAATTTGCATAGTACAATTTATGTTatgataatttttcaaataccAAGTTTGATTATCGTGTTTATCCcctattttaattcaaatatcaTTTGTATGTAATgaactttttatataaaaataatatgtcaacataataattaaaaaaattattttatttcttaagcatATGTTAGTcgttacataaaaaataaataaaaaagcacATGTTAGTCGCATTCATAAGGTAGATCACTCCCCACCATATGCTTACATTTGGTTTTTGTTTGGTCAAGATTGAATTCATTAACAAGCCCAGAACCTTTTTGGAAAGAAGGGGCCCAAAAAATCATTAAATCATTACTCCAACATTATTATTCTGAATATATGCAATCAAAAAACCACTGATTTTAAGTCAAATTTTTTAGGTGAATAAATTATCATCTTTTTTAAGTTATAGATTATGCAAGTAACTTTATCAGACAAGATAAGCTAGTAAGTTTAGAAATTTGTTATTCACCATTGCTTAACAACTTTCATGTATCAACATCTACAAAACAAAAGTTAACAATACCTAAAACATTCTATAAAAGAATCAATATACTACATAACTACTACACCATACTCTTTATGGACAAATTTAAGAAACATATTCCTACAAAACAATGATAATGGATACATTGAAGTACTACCCCTTAAGATTTTACCACTTCCATCGTcatgttataattatttgttatctatatatatgttttatcaATGCCATGCTGAAGCTGATATCAAATTTCTGTTCTTCCACCCCAACAACATTGCCCCATCTTTCTCCAGTAGTGTGTAATTCTCTGAATAGCATCTCAGAAGGCTTCTTATAACAGAATTCACATAAGAACTCAAAGGACATTGCTGAAAGCCGGCCATCGTAAACCTCGACTTCCACTTTCCGAACAGTTCGTGGCGCTCGACCCTTTCCTTGCCTTCGCAAGCAATGACATTCACGATATCTCGGGCCAAACAATGCTGCTCGACGTTAATTCTTTCCTTGCTGTTTCTTGAGAGTGTGACATCGATGGACTCGAAGATCGCCAAGTAGTAATCTAAAGTTTCTATGAACCTGTTGAAGAAAGGGGTTGTGTTTGTGTTCGATTCTTGCTCGACGAGTGTAACCACCTTCGGGGAGAGGGATTTCACCAATCTTAGAAGTCCATCTCTTGGATTATTCACATCGACACTCTCGTCGGCTGTGTGATGGAGTTGCAAGGGAAAATTCACAGCCAAAGCCTCTCCATGTTTTATATCAAGCATGTCTCTAGTAATATCCGGAGCGAAAACAGGAACCCCGTGAAACTCCACCGGTATTCCAAATTTCTCGGACATCAAGGCCAATTTTTCCCCAACTACTTCTAGTCCATCCCCACGAGCATATTTAGAGACCGGATCATCGATTCCTGTTATCCGCACGTGGGGTGCCCCGCCAGGTCTTGCTGCAAGAGCTTGAAGAAGTGTCATCCATTGAGTTCCTTGAGCAATCTGAAAGTCTATGATATGTATGTGATCCTCATTCCTGCAAGCTTCAGCAATGGCTCCATTGGCAGCCATGTAACCGAATTTTAAGTAAggacaaatttcaaaaagtagTTGCATGTAAGAGAGTAAATCTTTGCCTTCAGGCTCTCTACACTTAAGAGCATGATAGATGCTATTCCCCGACGCTTCCTTCCTTGCAACAAGCCCTTCTACAATATAAGCACCGAGCCTCTGGATCGGCTCCCCATTGATAGACACAACATTTTTAGCCATTTCTATCAATCGGTCAAAATCTTTTGTGTTGTTTTCAGACATGGCTTTAGCACACGCAATCAGCAATTGCTTCAAATCGCTCAATGGAAACCCTTGTGTTGATGATTCCTCCTCCAACTTTCGTCGTTTCTCTACATGCACGGCTTCATTTGATTGCCTGCTGCTTGTAACATAAGATGGTTGACTTTGAATATATTGTGACTCCTGGTGCTCGTGGTTCCACAATCTATGTCTCTGACCCGATGTAGTCTCTCTGACACTCTCGCCCAACGAAGAATTAGACGTGGTAACTTCGTTATCATCGGGTGCCATCAGAGCAGTTTCTAGTTCCAACAACACTTTCTGGTTACTTTGTAGAAGTGAATTTCTAGCAGAATATAGTTGCAACCTTTCTTTGAGACTGTTCACAGATGAAACTGATCTATGCATATAATGATTGGTTTCGAGTGACGAGTTATAAGAGGGGCTTATACCAGAAAGAATTTCTCCTGAGTTGTGTTGCTCCTGGCTGTCACTAAATGCAGAATGAGTATCAGAATCGAAATGAGATGAAAACGGTGAATTAGGCGAGTTTCCAATACCGACTTTCAAGTTTCCAAGAATACGATTTGGCAGTGATGGAATAGTGGGAAAAGATGACATGTAAGGAAATCCTGCACTGTTTACATTGAAACTATAAAGTTGCTGTGAGTCCATACTATTGGTGATGAATCAGTTGTCTTATGCGAGAGAGGAAATCCTAATAACCGGTGTAGCAAATAAGAAAACAATGGGAAAATTTACGCCAATAGTTTCAACAAAAGCATATAAACCTGCAATGATAATTCAAACAAGATGAATATGAATAAGTATTTTCATAAAAGCAAAATGAAAAATCCACAACTAGTAGATATGAAGAAACTGAGATATACACATACAAACAAGAAATTATGAAACTGTGTAAACAGAAGTGAATTCAACTTTGTTCTTTGGCCTCACTACAGCGTGAATTTGGCACAACTGATTTAGCAGAAACATGAAGAAAATTAAGGCctaaaacatttaaatgataCTAATGATTTTGAAGCATAGAAACCTGGAAAGAGATATAAGGTTGGCTTGCTTGTTTAGGATGGAAAATTCCGGAGTTAAAGTGAAGTGATAAGGAGGTCGAGGGTTTGATCCTGACTCGGGGATAACATCGACAAATTCTaacattcaaaaacaaaatatttagcCTGGAATTATGCCTATGTTGGACTTGGGTGGGTGTGGTTGTGCTCTCAAAGgaaaataacaacataaaaaataaataaacctcTTTCACACAATTTCACAACTAACATTATCTATCAAGAGCTGATTTCTAATTGCTACAACAACTTGGTAGgtaaatttcaatatttcatATGGAAACATATTTATGAAAGCTGAAAAATTGTTCCAAACCCAGAAATATCACTTAATTCATTCCAAACCTACCAATCAATCAACatccaaaccaaattaataaaggAAAAACTAGCttagtttattattaaaattccATGAAAAAACCATACatgtaacaacaacaaaaataacaagTAATCCAATaagctaattttttaaattaaaaaacataaaaaaataaaaggaaaagaaattaccTGAAAAAATCAACAACGAAATTCAGCGCCGACTAATTGATATTTGAGTATGTTCATTCAAACTTTGGTTGTGAATTTGTGCGGCTTCAActtttattaatgttttttttttcttgtttggaTGAAAGTAGCTTAGAGGTATGGGTTTGGTGTTTTAATTTCAATGATGATGTGTATATATAGACCGACTAAGATAACGGTA
Protein-coding sequences here:
- the LOC101491796 gene encoding chitin-inducible gibberellin-responsive protein 1-like — its product is MDSQQLYSFNVNSAGFPYMSSFPTIPSLPNRILGNLKVGIGNSPNSPFSSHFDSDTHSAFSDSQEQHNSGEILSGISPSYNSSLETNHYMHRSVSSVNSLKERLQLYSARNSLLQSNQKVLLELETALMAPDDNEVTTSNSSLGESVRETTSGQRHRLWNHEHQESQYIQSQPSYVTSSRQSNEAVHVEKRRKLEEESSTQGFPLSDLKQLLIACAKAMSENNTKDFDRLIEMAKNVVSINGEPIQRLGAYIVEGLVARKEASGNSIYHALKCREPEGKDLLSYMQLLFEICPYLKFGYMAANGAIAEACRNEDHIHIIDFQIAQGTQWMTLLQALAARPGGAPHVRITGIDDPVSKYARGDGLEVVGEKLALMSEKFGIPVEFHGVPVFAPDITRDMLDIKHGEALAVNFPLQLHHTADESVDVNNPRDGLLRLVKSLSPKVVTLVEQESNTNTTPFFNRFIETLDYYLAIFESIDVTLSRNSKERINVEQHCLARDIVNVIACEGKERVERHELFGKWKSRFTMAGFQQCPLSSYVNSVIRSLLRCYSENYTLLEKDGAMLLGWKNRNLISASAWH
- the LOC101492126 gene encoding probable terpene synthase 2; this translates as MSLAPPTHAVPDNTRPRVNFRPSIWGDVFLQYDSQSPEINDNMKKQVQMQKEEVRKSFQSSSSDISQQLNFIDSLQRLGVSYHFEREIDESLQQIHNTLTNNKVIIEEGSLHFLALAFRLLRQKGHHISTDIFKSFKNNLGNFDENVAKDVQGMWSLYEAAQLKIHGEDLLDEARDFTHAHLNSMIKNQLSSFLYAQISQCLKKPLYKGVPRLETRCYMSSYEEDPSHNKVLLNFAKIDFNMLQKMHQQELASITKWWKKLNFATKVPYARDRVVEAYFWPLAMSYEPNYSIARRLVGKLIACISLLDDTYDAYATIEELELFTRAIQRWDISLIQSLPECMKVVFNTIVGLWDEIEMSLVESGKSYLVVEYIKPAFYKLARSYFVESKWCNEGYIPTYDEYKANGIMSSTCPLQIIVFLGLGEFSNKELLDWIFSDPIIVVAVSVVGRLTDDISSHKFEQQRVHVASSVECCMKQYNMSQEEAYKLINKDILDFWMDINEECLKLDSIPRPVLDCILNVARVTEFTYDNFEDKYTNGELLKEYVVALLIDPI